The DNA sequence TGGCCCAAGCTTGATGTTTTCCGCTTCTGCGGCATCGTGTTATCGGGTCTCTCCTTGAGTTATGCAACCGAGTTTAGTTGGACATAATTTTATTGACCAGTGCATCCAGCATTTTATACACGTTGTGATTCAAAATGTGTTATTTTCTACTTTGAGATGGCCTTTCAAATATGAAAGGCCCAAAAGGCCAAAACTATGAATCCTGGATTAGAAGTGAGGAAAGAAGTTACACGACCAATAAAAACAATGCTTGAGGGAAGAATATATTTAatggatttggattctctaaagtttgaatttcactttagagagtaaagtgtgatctctcaccatttattttataggtgagaccaaaaataaaaatgagagagaaactattcaagggtAGAAGATCACATTTTATCTtctaaagtataaatttaaaatttagaggatgcaaattcatatttaatttatcTAAGTACGCTGAATTTGTTGTCACTTGTCAGTcaattttcttcatttcttctaccGGAAAAAAGTTAATTATGTATGCTATGTTCATTATCACTTCTTTTTAATCTCTTATAATGATTGCTTCCGAAAgtgtattataaattttataaaatgagAATATTGAAAACATTATACTAACAACGTATCGAATGTTCTAAAACTAAACTCGTACTCAAACAGTCAAACTACTACAACCAACATTTCATGCTCTCAGAATTAGAAAACAATTAATGCTATTGTAAAACCGTGTGTGATTAGAATTAAATCTTACTATAACTAAGTTAACAGTGTTGGaaacaatatataattaatttgtaCACGTTGTGGAAAACGTGGGAATAAAATTTATACTGATAACGATCTCAATATTATTCTCATTTCATTTGATACAATTTGATCATTGATTCTTTTTCCATCAAACATGgcattttatttagatttttctgTAATTAAGAAGGGGAGAAAAAAAGTCAGGACAAGAAACTGGGTCGCTTGCTTCCTCTGACGTTTATTCCATTTTGGTCAGGTTGCATTGTGATATAAATTTCATATATAATCATAATTGTTAAAATCAAATCACCAAACAATCCAATCAAACGTTAGATAATTGGTAGAAtgctttattttaaaattttaatttaattcatataaagaattttttatttcattattagtAAGAAGATAGAGTTTTACTTGAAAATATCTATAAACGGTGTTTAATAGGAGGCTGAGAGCGCCATTTTGATAAAATAAGAATTCGCCTCTTTTGTATTATTTTTGACAATCTGCCACCCATAGAATGCTTTCATGGTCGACACGTGGCAATACGCCCTCTTTATATTgtgttttttatatttaaaaaaagtttatttggttctatagtttcgcaaaatttttaattagatctctatacttttttttttaattgagtccttgcactaatttatttttttaattagatccctacactttttttctcttttatttgaatccttacaccaatatttttttttagttgggttaattaagtcaattactataAAGgaggatctaattaaaaaaaattggtgtgaagacctaactaaaaaaaaatatcaaaacctaatgaaaaattttacaaaactataaaactataaaaactaagagtaattaaaccttaaaaaaaaTGTATCTAAAGCAATCTGTCTCGTAGAGATTGTTAACCCTAGAACCTTGCAAAACACCACAACATACAATAATAAAGCATTACACCAACAACGATTCAATATCCAAAAAATGAGCGAAAGAATAAAATGTCACAACTACCCTATCCATACATCTTCAGCTCTTCAAGATGGGTTCAAAACCCCTACTCTCTTGATATACTTGCGAGTTATTTTACAAGTGAATCCACCCTCACAAATAAATGGGGGCAAAGATAAAGATATATATTTGTCTTATTGGGATCCCCTAAATTTTTGCAAAAGGTGAAATTCATAAAATATTcttgtatttaaaaattattttatattattttattgaaaactatttctattttattttttttattgtgtacATTGGTGATTTTATGTGCTTGaaaattatgttaaatttatgtttaaattatgttttaataATATGATAAATTTGATTGAATTGTATTAGATTAAATTATGATCGtagtattttttaagttttaaagattAATATCTGTTTATGCCCTACTCCAATACTATGGTTCAGGCCTAAGTAAGCTaaaaaaggcccaatccaaaggttGACCTTTACCGTTTACCGGACatcctcaaagaggtcgggtTCGACCTAAGCTGGcaaataacacttattcaaataagtagcTGCCTCATAAAATTTCTCGCCCACTTCTAGAAGAGATATCTCAACAACTCtgagataaagggacggttatccaccttcagaagtgggactactccaatggtggttattggcacatcacctataaatacactgacacccctcaagtatctctaagttccaatactctctaaacttgcttacccccttgctaacttaggcatcaaaGTGCCACCCCCTCATTTTCTCACGTACATAACTCGGACGGCGGCTCCTAGACGTAAAGTAAGTTAGAGGCCACCTTCTTGTAACGTTTGGGCCTATCCTCCAAGCCCAATCCACCAATCTCAGGTTACCAATgtaacattggcaccgttgccgaggaCCTGGGAGATCAACTCATAATGGCGGACGACCAGAACGAGGACGGACACACTACATCGGAGTCTGAGGAAGAGCATCAAGATGCAGTCAACAATAATAGAGCCATAATATCTCTGCAAGGAGCGGATAGACAACATATAGAAGGTCCCTCAGGTGTGCAAGACTCAAGAAGAATCCCTCTGAAGTGCACGAACCAGAGAAGGAGGGACAACCTCACTCCGCCGATCTCATGGGGCTGCTACACGGCCACCAAGGGCGGCTAGAACAGCTGGAACAAGAATTGGAACGACAGCAAGAAGCGAAAAAAAACCTAGGGAGAGAGGTTGAGCGACGATAAGGGCTTAAAGAAAAGCTCTTAAAATTAGAATCCAATCTCCGAGGTAGGAGCTCTCGCGTTGACCGAGAAGATACCCCATTGGGAGGAGAAGATTCGTCCAGTGAAGACATCATGAGGGCAAAAGTcccaaggaacttcaaaagccctgacaTGGATCTGTACGATGGGACTATCGACCCGAAACACCACCTCAACAACTTTAAGAATCAGATGTATCTAGCCGACGCCTCTGATGCTACccactgcaaagcctttccaacgaCTTTGACAAAGacggcgatgaagtggttcgatagcctccccccCAGGTCGGTCACCAGCTTCGACGACCTCTCGCGTAAATTTCTTATGCGATTTTCAATTCAAAAAGACAAAGTCAAGCATGCGCCTAGTCTACTGggagtaaaacaggaggtcggagaactcCTGAGAGACTACATggagaggttcaacaaagcatgcttgAAAATTCAGGTTCTGCCCACGGAAGCAGTGATCATGGGCCTAGTAAATGGACTCCGAGAAGGACCATTCTCTCAGTCCATCTCGAAAAGACATCTGACTTCTTTAAGcgatgtacaagaaagagctgaaaagtacatcaacacgGAGGAGAATGCCAGATTATGGGAACTGAGCTGGTGATCCAGGCACCCTCACTCATCAAGGGAGAAGGAGAGGGAacccaagaagaaagaagaagttgGGTCTGAAAGGCCCAGAAGATATTATTCTTACACTCCCCTACGAGTTTCCCTAGTCGATATTTACAGAAAAATTTGTCACACTGAAAAGGTACCTCCCCCTTGGCCTATCAAGAACAAGAAGGGGGGAAGTTGTAGCGAATACTATGAATATCACAAGTTATATGGGCACTCTACCAATGATTGTGATAGAAAAGCtcgccagagaaggtcggcttgacagatatctcatggaaaggtcagaCAATCATGGAAAAAGGAAATGAGATGAGAAAGATCGGAGAGATCCGCCACTACGAACTCCGGAATGACATATatatatgatctcaggagggtttccTGGAGGAGAGGACTCAAAGTCATCTCGTAAAAGACATCTGAAGGAAGTTTACCAGGTCGGGAGAGAACTACCTGACCTCCCAACCATCTGTTTCATCAAAGAAGACAGGCAGGGTATTGTTTCCGAACATGACGATCCGGTGGTAATTACCATGATTCTCGCGAACGCTCATCTACACAGAACCCTAGTGGATCAGGGGAGCTCGGCAGACATCCTGTTCAAACCAGCATTTGACAAGTTGGGATTAGACGAAAAGGAGCTAAGGGCATACCTTGACACCCTCTTTGGACTGGGGGATACACCAATAAAACTACTGGGATTCATACCCCTACATACCACTTTTGGAAAGGGAATGAAATCCAAAACTCTAAGCATCGAATTTATTGTCGTCGATGTGGGCTTGGCCTATAATGCCTTGATAGCTAGAACGACCCTAAATCGGCTTGGAACAGTGGTATCTACCCCccatctttgcatgaaattcccaacaccaGAGGAAATTACAACCGTCAGGGGAGATCAGAAGCTGGCGAGAAAGTGTTACAACAAAAGCCTAAACCTGAGGGGTAAAGGCAAGGAGGTGAAGACTATTGAGCTCGGAGGCATCTGAGTTAAGGAAGAATTGCGACCACAGCCCGGAAGAAAGACTGAAGAAGTACAGATCGGGCAAGAGGACGGGAAGACTACCAATATAGGAGCCAATTTGAAGCAGAAGCTGATAAGGCTCCTACAAGAAAATTTTGACTTCTTCGCCTAGAAAGCTTCCGACATGCTCgggatagatcccgagctcatgaCGCATAAATTGTCGATATATCCAGGGTCCCGACCTATCCAACAGAGAAGACAGAAGCTCGGTCCTGAACGGGCTCAAGTGGTCAAAGAACCAATACAAGCCCTCTTAGAGGCCGGCTttatcagagaagtcaagtatccagcCTGGCTAGCAAATGTGGTGCTAGTAAAAAAGCAgaacggcaagtggaggatgtgcgtcgactacaccgacttGAATAAGGCGTGTCCAAAAGACCCATATCCTCTTCCAAATATTGATACCCTGGTAGACTCTAGCTCGGGATATCAATACTTGTCATTCATGGATGCGTACTcgagatataatcaaatcccgatgtacagaCCAGATCCGGAAAAAACATCTTTTATCACTCCTAGAGCGAATTACTGCTATGTGGTCATGCCCTTCGGATTGAAAAATGCAGGAACcacataccaaaggttgatgaacaaggtgtttGAACCTCACCTTGGGAGTTtaatggaggtatatgtggatgacatgttaataAAAACCAAGGATGAGGCTAACCTCCCGACcgacctctcgcaagtcttcaacacCATAAGGACGTACGGGGCGAGATTGAATCCTTTAAAGTACACCTTTGCAGTGGAGGCTGgaaaatttctagggtttatgctaacacaaataGGGATTGAAGCTAACCCCAATAAGTGTAGAGCAGTTCTGGAAATGAAGAGCCCGACCTGTTTAAGGGAGGTCAAGCAGTTGAATAGCCGACTTGCAACTCTCTCCAGATTTCTAGCAGGATCAGCATTGAGATCCCTACCACTTTTTTtcctactaagaaaaggatgccagttcgaatggactcctgaatgcaAGAAGCTTTCTAGGAGTTCAAAAGATTTTTGAGCCAACCTCCCGTTCTGACTCGACTCAAAATCGGGGAATAACTCGTCCTATATTTATCTGTAGTTGAAAAGGCGATGGCGTCAGCATTGATACGGGAGGATGAGGTCGGACATCATCCTGTATACTTTActagcaaagttctacaaggccccgaGTTAAGATACCAAAAACTCGAGAAGTTTGCGTATGCCTTAATAGTGGCATGTCGAAGGTTACGGCCTTATTTTCAAACTCATACAATAAAAGTTCGAATGAACCAACTCATGAAGAAAATTCTTCTAAAAATAGACATTACgggcagaatggttcaatgggctatAAAACTATCCGAGTTTGACCTAAAGAATGAAACTCGGATagcaattaaagcccagtgcctgaCCGACTTCATGGCGAAAAATACAAGAGATCAAGAGGAGGCCTCCACAACTTGGGAGTTGTATGTGGACG is a window from the Arachis hypogaea cultivar Tifrunner chromosome 17, arahy.Tifrunner.gnm2.J5K5, whole genome shotgun sequence genome containing:
- the LOC140180588 gene encoding uncharacterized protein; the encoded protein is MRAKVPRNFKSPDMDLYDGTIDPKHHLNNFKNQMYLADASDATHCKAFPTTLTKTAMKWFDSLPPRSVTSFDDLSRKFLMRFSIQKDKVKHAPSLLGVKQEVGELLRDYMERFNKACLKIQVLPTEAVIMGLVNGLREGPFSQSISKRHLTSLSDVQERAEKYINTEENARLWELSW